The Chitinophaga caeni genome segment CAATAAAGACTTGGCTGAAGCGGTAAAGGATGTGAACGCCGCGATAAAAGGTTTAGGCGAATTGCCCCGGGGATTGAGCGTTGAGATGATCGGGATGAGCGACACATTAACCACGACCTTAAACAGCTTGCAAGGAGGATTACTGGTTGCCATCGTGGTGATCTTTTTAATGCTGGCAGCCAATTTCCAATCATTTAAAGTTTCCGCGATCGTTTTAATTACGGTTCCGGCGGTACTCTTGGGCTCATTAGTATTATTACTGCTCGCGGGGTCAACATTGAACTTACAATCCTACATGGGGATCATCATGTCGGTAGGTGTGTCTATTTCCAACGCGGTATTGTTGATTACAAATGCCGAGCAAATCAGGAAGCAGAACGGCAATGCATTGCTAGCTGCAAAGGAAGCCAGTTCCATACGTTTAAGACCCATCGTGATGACTGCCTTGGCGATGGTAGTAGGTATGATACCGATGGCCATAGGATTGGGAGAAGCGGGCGATCAAACTTCCCCCCTGGGAAGGGCGGTAATCGGCGGCTTGGTATTATCCACATTTGCAGCTTTGTTTATCCTGCCATTGGCATTCGCATGGGGCCAGGGTAAAACAACAACCCAGAGCGTATCTCTGGATCCTGAAGATGAAGAAAGCATCCATTATATACCGGCTTTGCATCCATCGAATTCATAAATTTTAATTACAGAACTCATATACATAATATTTCATTATGCGTCGCTTTATCAATATATCATTTTTAAGTTTATGCAGTCTCGGCGGACTGTTCTTGCTTCCATCTTGCGGGGAAAATCAAGCGCATGAAAACAAGCAAGACTCCACGGCAGTGGAAGCCCCGGCCATACAATCTACACATCCGTTTGCGGGCGCCCTGAGCTCCACGATAAAAATTCCCGGGGAGCTCGTCGCTTACCAACAGGTAGATTTGTATGCAAAGGTGAACAGCTTTGTAAGTAAACTGTATGCGGATGTAGGTTCAGAAGTAAAAGCAGGGCAATTATTAGCAGAGATGGAAGCGCCCGAATTGAACGCGCAATTAAATGGCGCCGCTTCTAAATTGAAAGCCCAGGAAGCGATTTACCTTGCTAGCAAATCGAACTACGACCGCTTATTAGAAACGAGCAAAACCCCGGGAACTATTTCCCCGAACGACTTGGACCAGGCATTCGCCAAGCAACAATCGGACTTGGCACAATTAGAAGCAGCCAAGGCGGCTTACCGGGAAGTAACCGACACAAAGAACTATTTACAGGTTAGAGCACCATTTAGCGGGGTAATTACCGCAAGGAATGTAAGCGCCGGCGCATATGTCGGTCCATCCGGAAAGGGATCCGAGCTACCTTTATTTACCTTGCACCAACAAGATCATTTACGGTTAGTGGTGAGCGTACCGGAAGCTTATATCCATAATTTACGCCAAGGAAGTGAAGTAGCATTCACCGTAAGATCATTACCGAACGAGCAGTTCAAAGCCAACCTAAGCCGCCTGGCAGGAGCGCTCGATACGAGGTTGCGGGCGCAACGCATCGAGATGGATGTTTACAATAAAAACCGGGAACTATTACCGGGCATGGTGTCGGAAATATCAATACCATTGTTGGGAGATGATAGTGCCTTCGTTGTACCTAGCACGGCGGTGTTAAACTCAACATTAGGCGTATACTTGATCAAGGTAATTAATAAAAAGACGGTATGGATACCGGTTACGACAGGTAGATCCGAGAATGGAAAAACGGAAGTGTTTGGAGATATTTCAGCGAGTGATACGATCGTAGTAGCAGCAACAGAAGAAATCAGGAACGGATCGGAAATAGAGAAGATCGCTTTAGCAAAAGAATAGGTAGATAAAAATCAGTGTTAACGGTTATCCATGTTAAGGGTGGTGAGTGTAAACTTGCCACCTTTTTTTCTTTAACCTGCAATAGAACGCAACAACATTTCTAATGGAATTTTTCTTTGCGTAGTTGTTGCAACATTTTCAAGAATATTAAATGCATTCGTAAAAGCTTGCTTGGCCTGGTTCATTAAATAGTCATCCAAGGAATGGTTTCGATATAAATGCTCTAT includes the following:
- a CDS encoding efflux RND transporter periplasmic adaptor subunit, translating into MRRFINISFLSLCSLGGLFLLPSCGENQAHENKQDSTAVEAPAIQSTHPFAGALSSTIKIPGELVAYQQVDLYAKVNSFVSKLYADVGSEVKAGQLLAEMEAPELNAQLNGAASKLKAQEAIYLASKSNYDRLLETSKTPGTISPNDLDQAFAKQQSDLAQLEAAKAAYREVTDTKNYLQVRAPFSGVITARNVSAGAYVGPSGKGSELPLFTLHQQDHLRLVVSVPEAYIHNLRQGSEVAFTVRSLPNEQFKANLSRLAGALDTRLRAQRIEMDVYNKNRELLPGMVSEISIPLLGDDSAFVVPSTAVLNSTLGVYLIKVINKKTVWIPVTTGRSENGKTEVFGDISASDTIVVAATEEIRNGSEIEKIALAKE